In a single window of the Centroberyx gerrardi isolate f3 chromosome 17, fCenGer3.hap1.cur.20231027, whole genome shotgun sequence genome:
- the nceh1a gene encoding neutral cholesterol ester hydrolase 1a, producing MRLLPVVVTLLLTVAVAYYIYIPLPDDIQEPWKLMLLDAGFRATMQVAFVIQWLGFGNYIQSIRSSTEGIEGVGVAVVGSDSGWGVKPGVRVSDTTFDGVSVRVYEPPAGGEGHLRRAVMYFHGGGWALCSAKKGSYDAIARLMSDELNAVVVSVEYRLYPEVRFPEPYLDCLSAAKFFLSPEVLARYSVDPERVAVSGDSAGGNLAAAVAQQISTDDSMSVKFSVQALIYPVLQALDFHTPSYLENQAMPILSRTLMVQFWMQYLDAEPSLLHLLLANNHSSLHQSAITPELRARLDWTVLLPPKYRKNFKPVVVETGSQEVVKEVPGLLDVRAALLLAGPEVLGKCPRAYVLTCEYDVLRDDGLMYVRRLQDAGVSVTNDHYDDGFHGCLSFSFWPTHFKVGKRALRGYFSWLQKNL from the exons atgaggctgctgccagttgTTGTTACACTGTTACTGACAGTGGCGGTTGCTTATTACATTTACATCCCGTTGCCCGATGACATCCAGGAACCATGGAAGTTGATGCTGCTGGATGCTGGATTCCGGGCAACGATGCAAGTG gcttTTGTGATACAGTGGCTGGGCTTCGGCAATTACATCCAGTCGATCAGGAGCTCCACAGAAGGCATCGAGGGTGTGGGGGTGGCAGTGGTGGGGTCTGACTCCGGCTGGGGGGTCAAGCCCGGGGTGAGGGTCAGCGACACCACCTTCGACGGCGTCTCGGTGCGCGTTTACGAGCCCCCGGCCGGAGGAGAGGGGCATCTGAGGAGGGCCGTGATGTATTTCCATGGAGGAGGCTGGGCCCTCTGCAGTGCCA AGAAGGGGTCATATGATGCGATCGCTCGGTTGATGTCCGATGAGCTTAACGCTGTGGTGGTCTCTGTTGA gtatcgTCTGTATCCGGAGGTGCGTTTTCCTGAGCCGTATTTAGACTGCCTCTCTGCTGCCAAGTTCTTCCTGTCCCCCGAGGTTCTGGCCCGATACTCGGTGGACCCCGAGCGCGTGGCGGTGTCAGGAGACAGCGCCGGGGGAAACCTGGCCGCCGCTGTCGcacagcag aTTTCCACAGATGATAGTATGAGTGTGAAGTTCAGTGTCCAGGCGTTGATCTACCCGGTGCTCCAGGCTCTGGACTTCCACACCCCTTCCTATCTGGAGAACCAAGCCATGCCCATCCTCTCCCGGACCCTCATGGTCCAGTTCTGGATGCAGTACCTCGACGCTGAGCCCTCCCTGCTGCACCTGCTGTTAGCCAACAACCACAGCTCCTTACACCAGTCAGCCATCACCCCCGAGCTGCGGGCGCGGCTTGACTGGACCGTCCTGCTGCCTCCGAAATACAGGAAGAACTTCAAGCCTGTCGTTGTGGAAACCGGGTCGCAGGAGGTGGTGAAGGAGGTGCCGGGGCTGCTGGACGTGCGCGCTGCGCTGCTGCTGGCCGGGCCGGAGGTTTTGGGTAAATGCCCGCGGGCGTACGTCCTGACCTGCGAGTACGACGTGTTGCGGGATGACGGCCTGATGTACGTGCGGCGCTTACAGGACGCGGGTGTCAGCGTTACCAACGATCACTATGACGACGGGTTCCACGGATGCCTAAGCTTCTCATTCTGGCCGACACACTTCAAAGTGGGGAAGAGGGCGCTCAGAGGTTACTTCAGCTGGCTGCAGAAGAACttgtaa